TATGTGAATCTGTATTTCTTCTAGCACTATCAGGCCCGAATCAGTGTGCTAATTGTTCTTTTACTTATGCGGAAAACTCGGTGCTGCAGTACCAAAGTTCGCTTCCCGATTAATCGCAAAACAATACTCCTGCTATCGTGAAGCTAAGCAGTGTCGTTCGATAGAGATGACCTTTCAGCTGGCAATGCTGGCATTTTACTCCCAGAAGAAACAGGGGAAAGTGTTTCGAAACAAAAGCACGAAGCGCTACAATCCGGAGTTTCTTCGTTCCTAAATTCCCAACAAATTATTCCcaataaactaataattcgAATACAGTaaatcatacaaaaaaaattgtgatttaatttatataattatttattgattaatttttttgacgattataaaaatcttttgcgGTATGCgtgatgtaaataatattaattagtttaatattaaatattgagataacagaagtagaaataaaataaaaattgtacacgGAGAATAAACAAATGCGTTACTACTGCTTTATCTATTCTTACGCTGCGTTGCACCGGAAGTTGCAGTGTGCGTCCCGAACGCATCCCGCTGCGTGGCTTAAAAGCGTCCgactaaaaaatgttataaaaacagGCGAGACGCCTAAATTTAGAATTGAGCTCGAAGAGCCTATCATCTTTCCTGCATACGGGAATCGCTCCGTGTTCCACGCTCGAGTTCCACGACGCAGCTTATTTCTATCTGGTAATATACTTGAAAGAATGAACCAACTTTGGCACGGCATGGCGTCAAAGAGCACAAAAGAGGTGACATTTTGTCccgataagaaaaaaatatcgtataattatcatttattaatagacaaaaataattgtctctcaatagtttttatatactaaaaaagcttccataataattttccaaaaaaacATCACAAATAAAACTCATTTAGAAATCGCTAATATCTTGTTATCCATGTTGAAAAATCTACATCTTCATCATGtgtaattttaactatttaataatagtctttctaaaaattattaaattgaaaagagAGCTAAGaagatcgtttttttttttcaaaattaaggAAACATCGCAAAATTTATAGGGAAAGCATACATGTACGATGTATGTCTACAAGATTGAAAGTTTGATCGGTGATAGATGCATCGCGTGAAGATGCTTTATGTTCTTGCGAAACATCACAAGAGAGCGACGATCGTGCAAAGATTTCGCCACCTGAAAACTGATTCAATctacgtaattattaaattacgtgGCTTTCACAGCTAACGGCCTTCTTGGACAATTAACATAAAGagctattaatttaatgaagtCATTCGCGCACGACGTCCGATAATTCGCCTCGAGAGAATATCGATCCGGGACGTTGATCGACGCTGAAATCATCTGGAAATGAATGATGATCCGTTTCGCCTAATCGCACAGCTGCGAAATCGGAATACTATTGCCGTTAGGAGTGCGCATTACAACTTGCCGAGCATTGCATCACAAGGAGAAAAGCAATGCAAGGTTtcattacgaaataaaatcGAAGCAAGAATCGACAGTATCTAGTACTCTAGTGCACGAATTCTcgaggaaaaaattatttctccaAATTTCTCCAAAATCTGTACACACTTTGaacatttgtacaaaattgtcATAACCAAAAATCTCAACAAAGTTTaacgaattatatatataaaagatataacaaTAAGAATACTTtactcaatttattttttattaatattattttatagctATGAGGTTGTAATCAGTCATTACGATTCTCGCGTCACAAGTACTCGTTCCTGTAATAGCGTGCTATCGCAGAAAATAAACGCTCACGTCCGCGCCAGACAGGCGTTTCCCTCTTCGCAGTCGAAACCTTCAAGCGAACTTCGGGACCTTCCACCAACAAACATCTCGTCGTACCAACTTTCGTTTACCGAAGAAGACCTATGTGAACTTGGCATCCgactttcataaaaaatattttttttcgctGTACCCGCGGAAGAGCTTGGCGGTGCCGGCCGCCCCGATAAGTGGTCCCCTGCGGGAAACCTATGCACTTGCAGAAAAGAATACTtaactcaaataaatattcattcaaatagtaccaataacatattttatagaaaatgaataatatttatttcaaataagaaatattttctaaattatagaaagtattacttgttttatcttcaaaattgGCGAAGATAGCACCAACccctattttttaaattcggtCCAATCACCCCTTTAAGGGTACAAACAAAACCGGCAGTGGTACAAACAGGTACAAACAATGCTTAATCGAATGGCACTTGGTAGATTACTCTGTCTCAAAGTGGGGTGCtgacgattttttaaatccctGTAACTTTTACTCCTTTCAGGTACAAACCAAAGTAGTACAAACGGGTACAAACCAGGTACAATCGAAtgcgtattaaaaaaaatttttttatgaaagtcGGGTGCCAAGTTCACATATAGGTCCGAAGAGGCACGAGCGCGTAAGATTTTCTTCTCTACTGTGCGCAAATTCTCTCACGTACCTATATCATCCTCAGCAAGTTGCAAGTAATAAAGAACAATGCAGAGGCTCGCGCGAGAATCTCTATCTCTCCGTTCCATTTAATTCTTTCGCTGTTAAATATCCCAATTAAAGCTTGGTTTACGAGTCATAGATTTATCTCTTATTGAAATGCAAAAGTACTGTTATATCAGTTCAGTGaaaacgtttaattaaaaattttacccATGCTTGAAAGATACTATctgctcctctctctctctctgattcttccaattttttcttatgagATAATTGTTGATAATATAACGGCTGCACACACACGTGTTAAAATACGTTCGACGAAAAATACGAGAGCTATAAAATCCTTTGCATCAGAAAAAAGAacgaaaaatcatttttatgtacACGTTCTAAACTCTTGACGCGTAACGCGGTTACAATATTTCATCCTGTTGTCagaatttcaatataaatgtaaataaatataagcaaAAATGAGCGCGTTAATTTACTTTCTGGTTTTCACTATTTCCATTGTGTGTGATATACGGCtacacgataaaaataatgataaacgtGTCGAACTTTCTACGCGTGACTGCGGTTTCCGGGGCGTTTCCCGATGATGAGTAGAAAATCTCGAGAGACGAGAGGCGCGATGGGGCGTGCATGTCGATAAGTTGTGTGCATATTTCATTTTTGCTTCCGCGGCTGAAAATCCGCGGTGAGAACTGCGCAAGAATTGCGCTTGCACTTTTCATTCCTCCATCGATGGATCCATCGAGTGTTAAGTCAAcgaaaaagagatagaaagagagagaaagagagaagagtcCCACCAATAGGTCCTCGTAAAAGCAGGAAAAGCGAATTCCATCGGCGGCACAACGCGAAACCTTCCCGCTGTGGAAAGACAAGATTCTGCGACCGATCGCTCTTATCTTCAGCCATAAATCACCCGCTCTCACTGCCACTTAGATTACGCGCTAATTATATAGAAAGTCTGAAAACGCGAGCGGCAGatgcattattaatttctttaacgATACTAATTGCGGCGATATTGTGCGGGTGCGTATAtatttctctgtctctctttctctcttctctaaCATCCGGAAGCTAATTTCGTACGTAAAACGAGATATTAGGGAATCCCCGTAAACGTGCGCTCGTTCGCAACATACCGCGGACTAATTGTAAGTACATACTTTAGACCGCACGTAGCGACTATTTCAATAATGATGATTTCTACATCGAGCACAAGTGAAACTTTTCACTGACGCGCGAAATCCACAGCGCACGATGATTTTGCGGATAGAGATATGACTCGTTTCCGTTTTGATTATAACGCTGATTATAACGCAAGACGAAGAAAGAACAATCTCgcgaaaatatattatgaatatattaatcgGCTGAGCTCAAGGCATTTTGTAAGAAGTCTTAACGAATCGTTACGGCGCTCTACGGCACATCCAGGCCGTCGGAATGTATACGTAGGAGTTGGAAATGTTCCTTACGTAGCGCTATCAAGTAACGTGAAACTTTGCATTCTACGCCGGTACACCGGTAACGTAATATTCCATATCGAGACGCAGAAAAATTTCACAATGGTACTACTGCTACGTGACGCGAACGGTTTCGAACATAATCACCGCGCGCAATTATTCGTGTACTTTCACTTGTTGCAGTTTGCAGTGCGCGGCTAGTTCTCAATGGTACGTCGATACTTCGAGAGTTTGCCAACATTTCTTCGCATTCCTAGTTAAGCGATGAGAGACCGAACCAACATTACGCGCACGTTTTTTCCCATCCTGCCCTCCGCTACAGTATctgatacacacacacacacacacacacgcgcgcgcgcatatatatatagaaagtaTAGTAAGAGACATCTTACATATCTTACGTATTGTGCGTTACAAAATGCAAATCGCAGTACGTTGGAAAACTCCAATGAGTGGTCTGCTGCGCATGTAAATATTTGCTGGCGGATTAATTAAGCTGAACGCGTACGTGTGTTGCGCTTACGCAGAATCGTTCCTATATTAATGGAAAATATCACGCCGATAGAATTGATTAATTGCAGGATGATAAACAAGAGAGATGTAGGATCCGACGGGTAACACTGGAGCACAATGAGAAACCAGCCGGGAGATAAAACAAGTTGAAGATGCTATTTCACATCTGTCATGAAAGGATTCTTGCGGGAACGCGGCGCGAAACTAACAAGCATTTATGTTTAATAGCATGTAAACATAAATGATTAACCACAGATTGATAAATGACGGACTATTTTGAACGAGAACTCGAGCGAATCCACTGCGCATATGGAAATCTGCTGCAGTATGAGTCAAGCTAAAGTTTATGCGTTCTCTGCgcgtttattgtacaaaatactTTACAATACTATGctaaatagaattaattaatgatttttttgttttgttccATTCAAAGTATATGTTTAAATGTAGAGAAATATTTCTGCCGCAGAAATAAAAGGTATTTGCGGACAGAATgactgaataatttttttcttttaattttcaaggCGCGTACGATGCGGTTTCCTCCCTCTTAACGATCTGTTTCAGGGGCATCCTGCGCATTGCACATTTTCATGACGTGCACTTATGCACAAGTAATCCTAGCCGAAAGGATTGAGACGTTATGAATAGAGCCATTATTATTAGGTAAATGACTTGGTTCGGTATTGTGCATGCTATGCTTAAAGAGAATTCAAGCGTTGTTCGAGAGAAGAAGAATGAGTCAAGACATAGTCAAGAGTCATCGTGAATGACAGTAAGTAGGATAAATTCCGATTCATAATAAATCTCAATTATTTTGGTCTTTGTTCCGAGTTTTGAGTCATTCTCCATCGCGCAAgtgaataatgaaaaatttttaattcgataAGAGATATCTGACAAGTAAGGGATAAagcagaaagaaaaattatgaaagagatattataaattatattgtaacatGGACATTCGTCAGTGTACGTCTTTTGTCCTTCGTGAAAAGAACCCCGGGGAACCTTGGCCGCACGTGACGTATCGTAAGAGACAATAACGCGGTAGCGGCGCAAAACGTGGCATTAAACGCAAGAGCGATTTAAGGATTTATTCGTGCGTAAATCCAGACGCACGTGCGCACCGACTATCGCGTGCGCGCAACGCGGTCTGTTCGAAAGTAGAAGCTGCAAGTTTTATCACGTGGTGTTAGATTAATCAACCGCTTTATCATAACGGCGGATAGTGCGTAATAGTGCGTTGCGAAAAAATGTGCTTGCGAAAGCCAACAGGAAGTCGAGACGAAGTGAAATCTGAATGAgtacaaaaaatcaaatttaaattaattgttgatTCATGCAAGAGACTATACtgacagaaaaattattgcaattaccataatttaactataattgtGGTCATTTTCTATCAACCATATACTTGTAGTTTTgaccataaaaattatagttattactacataaataataaataaagatttaaaaaatcgttatatttattactataattgtAACTGCATTaactatattacattatataaaaatgtttcttttatttatactaatcatatcaaattttatattaatatataaaattataattttatattaatatataaaattatcattatataatttgtaataaaattttttagttaacgGAATTATAAAcacatgttattattattagcaaCATTTTAGCAAAATAACTACATAGAGgttctaattataatttttttgctatgcaattatagttaaattatcacttttctctcagtgtaaaATCCTGCGAACGTAAATGTTCTGttcagttatttatttatattgaaaactcTACAAAAGTAGGAAagaagcaaaataatttattttatataaatttaattttccaataaagaaactaaaaatattgttactaAAAATagagtttcaaaaataattaataaaattaagaagcGACACTAAAATTCATTTATGTAATACTTCTTTTATAGCATGTTTGTATATTCATAAGCAATCTAACGTAGAATATTCAAATGATGGCCAACAAGCATTTGCGTATGTATACAGTTTACTTAACATCAgtcttcaataaaaaattttatgttacgtGCTGTTAACTGTACATCGATGAAAGACGTTGAATTAAAGTTTGATGTTAGACATCCTTATCAAATTAATCTCACGAAtgcgataataaatatttctagtttaatatttttctaaaactcaacaaaaaaaaaacgaacagaaaatatttaattaattaataagtttcaaattttttttcttgtaatataaaaattttaactatttttgtATCAAATGTTATATCAACtgtttttattgtattgtttttccatttctcagcgatttatatttatagagtaataaaaaatgtgtttcatataaaagtttcttaTCTAATGTTGATTTTTAAgtcttaaatacataaatgattcaagaatatatatatttacaatctttaaatacacaagtattacattttcctctatctcgtgtgtgtgtgtgtgtgtacaataaaaaaattagaattcatatagatttattaaagcaaataatttttcttctatattttctctataacttttattgtGTTAACGTACACATTGCACGCACAGAAACaattttgaatgaaaattatcaCCGATGAATAGTATACCGATGGAATTCCATCAGTTTACGATTCTTACATGCGTCATGGATGTGCTTATCTCGTATTTGTTCTGGATCACACATTGTCTACTCgacggaaaataaaaaaggaaaggaagTGATACGCGCGGTGAAGTTTCCGTCGAAAGGTTTGCCTCGAATCCGCTTTTCGAACACGATCCGGAATATCATGTTTTTCACTTACTATTGCCAATATGCAGCGCAGTggaatgaattaattttacacacaattTAAGACTCGACCTTAAATACACGCAACTTCATATATCCGAAGCGGATCTTGCGAGGCAAACGCCGACCTCGACTCGCTCCGTCTCCGAATTCCTCGTACGAGTTTTGCAGAATCTCTATCttataatgtttctttttaatcgaTAAGATAAACCAAAGATTCTTACTTCTTTCCTCTCAGGCTCTCAGAGATCAGCCGGCATGGCGCGCTCCGCCTCGACAGCAGAATAATCCCGTTGGCGAGAGAGACGAAGGCGAGCCCTACCCGGTTAAGTCCTCGTCACCAAGATAAAACACCGCGCACAGaatagaatgaaaaaaaattaaaaaagaaaagaaaagaataagcGACAAAGAAGAGGAGAAGAAGCAAGACGCCCACGCGATCGCGCCGCGCGGTCGAGAGCGACTCGCCGACTGCGACTGCGACTGAGTGACTGACTGACCGACTCCTCCGGCCGCTCCGGTCGGCGTGTGTACCGTCACCGTACTTGCATCGACACACGTATACCATGCGCTTGGCATCCAAGCGCTCCCCGCCCGTGCCTCCGCGGGCCTTTCGTTTCCAGTTCCATTCCAAAGCCCGACCCAACGTGGCCCCAACGTGCCTTTTGTTGCATCTCCTCGTCCGCTCCGCTCCACTCCGCGCGCGAGCAACGCTCGACCGCTCTTCCGACGACCGGTTCAACGCGTTATCTCTCCCTGCGTCGCTTTGGACCGCTCTACATACGAGGCGGAGATCTGCCGAGTGCAATTAGCCCGTAAAACCGATCGAGGAGCCAAGCTTAGTTTAAGCAAGCTTTCTATCTccgttaatttaaataaaacatgacaGCGGATCGCAAAGACTGTCGCCGCAATCGTCGGATTTTAATCGTGTTTGATCGTCGTAATGTAATTGGTTACTTGGCGTTATTAACGCCCCATCGAATCCTTCAACTAGATCGCAGTCGCCAAttgacagttttttttttatgcgatctttattttcatatttgacGTTTAGTTCGTTTTTAAGCAATAAATAACTAGTTTCACCTCAAcacatttatgtgtaaaaaaagaatattaagattttgttttactCAGAAAACTTTTCCCACTTTATTCCGAATAGATCATCATGTGAGAAGCTGACAGAGAAAAGGAGCGAGAGGAAAAAAGATTAAGGAATATCGAATGTACACACAAGTTACATTCTAAcgagtttataatttatgatgaTGGTGTTATTCAGTATGGAACGTCCAAAAACCGGTACTTTATAACTATAGTGTAGTACGGCTTCGAGCCGAAACATGAAACCTCGATAACAACCTTGCTGTATAATCGATTCTGAAGCATCGAGTTGCATCGAAGCACCTCGACCGTGGACAGTACGTGCGTACGAGCTCGTAGTAAAAGAATttccttaaaaatataaacgcgTTAAATAAGCGACGAAACATATgataatcataaatatctCTACAAAAATTCACCGCTATAGTTGGCCTTGCTTATATAAATTGCAAGTGCTTAAAATGACAAGATTTGATTCTTATCAGCGTACTGAGGCGTGCGCGTAGGATTCCGATCAGCTCTTCAAAAACATAACATCttaaatttgatcaaaacAGATTACgaacagataaaaatatagattttctGGAATGTAAATTTGAAAGATTTAGAAACTATTTTAGAAACAAACTAATCAAGATATAGTTATCGAAATTCTggattgttatatataattatcgaaatttaGATTAAACGAAAGAAATCTAAGCGCATGGTCAATCGAATATTTTTTCCGCGTTTTTTCATACTTCAGTTGAATTGGAACACGTTCCACATTCATAGACTCAAGGCCGTGGACCTCATCAAGCCTTATTGCTAGGCAACCCAATATACTTTCTTGTAAAGAAGTTGCTCATCTACCTCATCAAGCACGTGTAtcgtttaataattattaaagatgatattaattatatcttttgtaatttaattttacctgtcttaaaaatcatatttaaaaaaaaaaatcaaatacaaattatggaaaaagtaCTAATATTCATTCTAAATATCTTGTTAagcatgataaatttaatttattattattatataaatattaattatcttctctaatgtgtataaataaattttttataagttttaaataattactttttaattataacttaaacatgtatttaataaataatttttaaaattatttataatttcacttTCGCACAGTTAATACAAGAGTGTAAACATTGTGATTCTacacaattaatataagattaaataatcgcataatattatgttaaatattataaaatatacgcagGTACACACCTTTAAAATAGGCTTGGTTCATTTACATTGTATTACGTTCTAtgacataataatattttttattctatcatatatatttggcTCATTGCTATCTCTTATATACAGGACAGAAGTTCTCTGCAAAATATCGGATTCGATATCCTGCTGCGATGTATTTACATTACAAATACCTTCACTTTCATCGCCGACATTTAAATTATCCAACTTATGCGTTACGTCGGGTCTGATATGCACGGAATCTTCGGAAATGTTTTCTTGTGTGGGATTTCTGTAATTACGATCGTAAATCGACACTATTGACATTCTCCTTACATAATCTATATCGATTTGCGGGTCTGCGGTAATTTTCAGCGTTCCAAAGTTTATTGTAGCTTCCAAAGTAGAGTGCATTTTATCCCATTCCCATTTCCAGCGTACATACGTCTTAGCTTCGCGAGCTAGTAGaatcattttctttcttctcgaaAGACgcttgatttttataaacggTCTCGGTATCCTCTTTATTTTTcccattttttatatatgttgtacaaaaaaattaacacaattAATGAACTACTTAgttgttatatattactttaaattgcTTCACTCTTAttcctttttaatattaaataagatatgtaaTGTCCTGAaagcaataaatattcttttcaatcATTCgcagtaattaatataattaatatttataactaataagttataattacattaaataatctattaacaaactattacatataatttaattttttccatgttAAGCATTTTGACTCGCGTTTTTAATACTTATcataactaataatttattttattcttattcattttaaatgaTGACTGCGACAACATTTTGCTAATACAAAATGTCATACAATGGGCAATAAtcacgtgtgtgaagttagcatctcaaagtttagcatctcacaaaaatactgcagaattacttgcatccagcatagttctacagttcttgataggtttcaacaatagttccgttaaattacctattttaattatatttttataaatgaaatgctaacttccaaaatcacataatagcgtatttcgaatatacgaccacagagaaaactaaatctatagatattctataaaatagatattctatcgtttaaagacATCC
This genomic stretch from Monomorium pharaonis isolate MP-MQ-018 chromosome 4, ASM1337386v2, whole genome shotgun sequence harbors:
- the LOC105830871 gene encoding uncharacterized protein LOC105830871, whose amino-acid sequence is MGKIKRIPRPFIKIKRLSRRKKMILLAREAKTYVRWKWEWDKMHSTLEATINFGTLKITADPQIDIDYVRRMSIVSIYDRNYRNPTQENISEDSVHIRPDVTHKLDNLNVGDESEGICNVNTSQQDIESDILQRTSVLYIRDSNEPNIYDRIKNIIMS